In Anticarsia gemmatalis isolate Benzon Research Colony breed Stoneville strain chromosome 4, ilAntGemm2 primary, whole genome shotgun sequence, one DNA window encodes the following:
- the LOC142972191 gene encoding uncharacterized protein LOC142972191 isoform X1 encodes MMTMGTRPRAFVVLRTETFAVLTPSHAAVLRMHTRYLPGRTGNADVRLILDQFPAHWNAMASEDAKHQEVVTIEEKKDPGLDDEKQDEEEPKKRADTCLKILFVILGVVSVVVAIALIIVTILTSIATRAYDADQSSRIAAMVLLATSAAVTICMVIYLEVATFKKHSKPMVGAAAVILILAIAQALIGGISVNVTPEDEAKLVKSLAESFRLAIENNARHYKLWSMTQHDLSCCGMYSPEDYRSPAQPYQFPPDVPISCCPSYDPSRSDLVQDRDRLLCKSRKTFFTNGCKDLVLMVFNETATIVLAVTIILIICEILLLIVGLVLGKKLRLLHKNQVSPSDGQKE; translated from the exons ATGATGACGATGGGGACCAGACCTCGGGCTTTTGTGGTGCTAAGGACAG AGACCTTTGCCGTCTTAACACCGTCACATGCGGCCGTTCTTCGCATGCACACCAGATACCTTCCCGGTAGAACAg GTAATGCCGATGTTCGTCTCATTTTGGACCAGTTTCCCGCACATTGGAACGCGATGGCCAGCGAAGATG CAAAACATCAAGAGGTGGTCACCATCGAGGAGAAGAAAGACCCAGGGCTGGACGACGAGAAGCAAGATGAAGAGGAACCCAAGAAGCGAGCAGACACCTGCCTCAAGATCCTCTTCGTGATCCTAGGAGTCGTGTCCGTG GTAGTAGCAATAGCACTGATAATAGTGACGATTCTAACCAGCATAGCGACGAGGGCGTATGACGCAGACCAGTCCAGCAGGATAGCAGCCATGGTACTCCTGGCCACGTCGGCCGCAGTCACCATATGCATGGTCATATATCTCGAGGTGGCTACGTTCAAAAAACATTCCAAACCTATGGTTGGG GCAGCGGCAGTAATCCTAATCCTGGCCATCGCACAAGCGTTAATCGGCGGTATTTCAGTGAACGTGACGCCCGAAGACGAGGCTAAACTGGTCAAATCCCTGGCAGAGTCCTTCAGACTGGCCATCGAAAACAACGCCAGGCATTACAAGCTGTGGTCCATGACGCAACATGAT TTGTCCTGCTGTGGCATGTACAGCCCAGAAGACTATAGGTCACCGGCACAGCCGTATCAGTTCCCCCCCGACGTGCCAATATCTTGCTGCCCATCCTACGACCCCAGCCGATCAGACTTGGTGCAGGACCGGGACCGTCTTCTGTGCAAGTCCAGGAAGACCTTCTTCACAAACGGCTGTAAAGACCTCGTCCTCATGGTCTTCAATGAAACGGCTACTATTGTACTTGCAGTGacgattattttgattatttgtgAG ATACTGTTGCTGATCGTTGGCCTGGTTCTAGGGAAAAAACTAAGATTGCTTCACAAAAATCAAGTATCGCCGTCCGATGGACAAAAAGAATAA
- the LOC142972191 gene encoding uncharacterized protein LOC142972191 isoform X2, producing the protein MMTMGTRPRAFVVLRTGNADVRLILDQFPAHWNAMASEDAKHQEVVTIEEKKDPGLDDEKQDEEEPKKRADTCLKILFVILGVVSVVVAIALIIVTILTSIATRAYDADQSSRIAAMVLLATSAAVTICMVIYLEVATFKKHSKPMVGAAAVILILAIAQALIGGISVNVTPEDEAKLVKSLAESFRLAIENNARHYKLWSMTQHDLSCCGMYSPEDYRSPAQPYQFPPDVPISCCPSYDPSRSDLVQDRDRLLCKSRKTFFTNGCKDLVLMVFNETATIVLAVTIILIICEILLLIVGLVLGKKLRLLHKNQVSPSDGQKE; encoded by the exons ATGATGACGATGGGGACCAGACCTCGGGCTTTTGTGGTGCTAAGGACAG GTAATGCCGATGTTCGTCTCATTTTGGACCAGTTTCCCGCACATTGGAACGCGATGGCCAGCGAAGATG CAAAACATCAAGAGGTGGTCACCATCGAGGAGAAGAAAGACCCAGGGCTGGACGACGAGAAGCAAGATGAAGAGGAACCCAAGAAGCGAGCAGACACCTGCCTCAAGATCCTCTTCGTGATCCTAGGAGTCGTGTCCGTG GTAGTAGCAATAGCACTGATAATAGTGACGATTCTAACCAGCATAGCGACGAGGGCGTATGACGCAGACCAGTCCAGCAGGATAGCAGCCATGGTACTCCTGGCCACGTCGGCCGCAGTCACCATATGCATGGTCATATATCTCGAGGTGGCTACGTTCAAAAAACATTCCAAACCTATGGTTGGG GCAGCGGCAGTAATCCTAATCCTGGCCATCGCACAAGCGTTAATCGGCGGTATTTCAGTGAACGTGACGCCCGAAGACGAGGCTAAACTGGTCAAATCCCTGGCAGAGTCCTTCAGACTGGCCATCGAAAACAACGCCAGGCATTACAAGCTGTGGTCCATGACGCAACATGAT TTGTCCTGCTGTGGCATGTACAGCCCAGAAGACTATAGGTCACCGGCACAGCCGTATCAGTTCCCCCCCGACGTGCCAATATCTTGCTGCCCATCCTACGACCCCAGCCGATCAGACTTGGTGCAGGACCGGGACCGTCTTCTGTGCAAGTCCAGGAAGACCTTCTTCACAAACGGCTGTAAAGACCTCGTCCTCATGGTCTTCAATGAAACGGCTACTATTGTACTTGCAGTGacgattattttgattatttgtgAG ATACTGTTGCTGATCGTTGGCCTGGTTCTAGGGAAAAAACTAAGATTGCTTCACAAAAATCAAGTATCGCCGTCCGATGGACAAAAAGAATAA
- the LOC142972193 gene encoding uncharacterized protein LOC142972193 codes for MSLYFQLEFSFLSIFCCFRVVKTVVPDYCLEPLNRSDCGGRPTDVVMYWKPGSRCEVATWRGCPTLNKFKNEYECSDLCIFRLDNNDEVIDECELTLNEYRCSDVEETVYTYVEGDCVRKTWRGCATSNKFDTQTDCEKACIDNWEEHIENESLERLEDVDEEIKEVLKEVSTTGVPMTTEEATAGEEEVTAPDEEEPTTEGPQQSESEEEVIITK; via the exons atgagtttatattttcaattagaaTTTTCATTTTTGAGTATTTTCTGCTGTTTTCGTGTTGTAAAAACAG TTGTTCCCGATTACTGCCTTGAGCCATTAAACCGCAGTGACTGTGGTGGAAGGCCGACTGATGTGGTGATGTACTGGAAGCCTGGCTCCCGGTGCGAGGTGGCCACCTGGAGGGGGTGTCCTACCCTCAACAAGTTCAAGAACGAGTACGAATGCTCAGATCTCTGTATATTTAGGCTGGATAATAATGATGAGGTTATTGATG AATGCGAATTAACTCTAAACGAATACAGATGCAGCGATGTAGAAGAAACCGTATACACTTACGTAGAAGGCGATTGTGTGCGAAAGACATGGCGAGGTTGCGCTACATCCAACAAATTTGACACCCAGACAGACTGCGAGAAAGCTTGCATAGATAACTGGGAGGAGCATATCGAAAACGAAAGTTTAGAGAGGCTTGAAGATGTTgatgaagaaataaaagaagTGCTAAAAGAGGTGTCTACGACGGGAGTTCCGATGACTACTGAGGAGGCTACGGCAGGAGAGGAGGAAGTTACGGCCCCGGATGAAGAGGAACCAACCACTGAAGGACCACAACAGAGTGAAAGCGAAGAAGAAGTTATTATAACGAAGTAG